The window tatatatatatatatatatatatatatatatatatatatatatatatatatatatatatatatatatatatatatatatatatatatatatatatatatatatatatatatatatatatatatatatatatatatatatatatatatatatatatatatatatatatatatatatatatatatatatatatatatatatatatatatatatatatatatatatatatatatatatatatatatatatattttttttttttttttatttttagtatatCTTATTGTATTCAATAATcatgtgttgatttttttttattcatttgccaATTTTTAAGTAATAGAATTATATTCATGTTTTATCTCTTGCAATTCAGTTTTTTCAATCTCTATTTTGTATCTAACCAAAAGCATTGTTGTGCTTTTTGTATGACaaaattatttttatcttaatcATAATCTCAGTTCATTTGAGTAATATTTCTCACCGCCTGGCAAACATTCCAAGAAAACTGCCAATGTTTCACATATGACGCTAGCTGAAGACGGAGACCGTTTTTTCGCTGACATCGACAATTCTCTTATCTAAAGCTTTGAATATGAATGCAGTTAATTATTAAGGTTTGAGTAGCGAAATTGGAAGCTACGGCTTTAAATGCAAGGTCGACCCTGTGTCACTCTCACGTGTAGCGATTACAGTTCATGCTATAGAACGTTGCTTACTTTATCTAGATAACTGAGCTCAAAGAGAAGAGCAGCGGCAGGGGTACAGTCAAGATGTAGAGCTCCACCTGATCCACCAACAATGATCACCGTGGCACTAGAAGAGTTTTGTTGACCTTGTTTGCCCTGTCATTAATAATGCATTGATTCggattttgatatatttcataaATCACTCAATTCAAAATTACATTTAGCTCGTTACACATAAAAACTATTTTCCACTCTTGATATTTCTTATAACATCTATGGCAGAATGAGAGTTATAGCAAGAGACGCACAATATTGACAGAAGAACTATGCTCTGCTTCTGAAGTGACGTTTTCATATTAGTTTATTCGTTTACTGCCCAGGTAATAAGCACTCTGTGGAATGAGTGTCTGTTGAAACTTTACACTTATAAGAGGATCACCAAATCGCATGAACTACGTAagttgtctttcacttttttttttttttttagcaattcAGCTacatatctacttttttttatttgatatagCTGCAgtacaaaggaagaaatgacaGCCTGGACGGAAAACGTAGATAAAgtgttgaagagaaaaaaacaaacagagagaaaacagaaggaaattgAAGGTAATGAAAGTTCAGCATGATGCATTGTTCCGCTGTAATGTGACCCAAGAATCCCGCCTCGCTGGACAGACGTCACTCGTGgcttctcttgtgtgtgtgatttaaccTCATAAGTATGTTTCTTTCCATGGCTAAAAATATTAATGGATACTTTGAaaaattaattcatttttctaatctaaaagaaaaagttaatgtGGTATTTTTAGGGAAtatgaatgcaaaaaaaaatattttgatatatAACTTTATTtcagacaaataaataagaaaaaaaaatatctatacaAACAACGCACATCACACTTCACTGAGACCCTAGTGACGCAACTCAAGCTGCTCATGGGTGTCACTCATTCTTCATGGTATTGCATGTTTCAAGTGGTCATTTCAGGAGTAACGCTTTCTCGGTCTGTGACGTCCAGGTAATGGAAGGTGTTTATGCATAGGTGTATCTGTCCTCGGGAGAGCGGTTCCGGTCCTCCTCGGCGGCCTTAGCGATCTGGGCCAGCACGAAAtcggggatggggtgggggaacTCTGGTGCCACGGGCAGCAGGTCAGACTCAGGCTGGTAGCCGTGCTCGTTGGCGACGAACTTCACCTCAACAGGGGTGCCGTCAGGGGCGGTGTAGCTGTGGGGACAAAGTGTGCATCAGACTGCATGCTGCTACTCACAATGCTGATACTATTACCACTGAACGCCTCCCGCCAAACTGTCAACAAACAGAAAAGACTCGCTGCCGCCAGCCGAGTGATACTCACGAGAACACTCCACTCTTGACCACGGCGCCCTCGGGGCCGTCGGGGCTGCCGTGCTGGGCCACAGAGATACCGTTGCTGGTCTTCACGTCCAGGTTGTACCTGCCGTCCTCCTCAAGAACAAAGTCGTGCTGCAGGATCTCTGCCTCCTCGCTGGATCCGGAGTCAGGGGTGCCATAGGTTCTGTCAGGGGCGGCGAAGGCCACGGCGACGAGGGCGGCGATGATTACCTAACAGAAGGAACAGTGTTCTTAGTTCAAAGAAAGCGTTGGACAAAGTTCGTTGTAATGTATGTTTGAAATCGTTTACTACTCTGCTCCATTAAGACATGAAGATATAACAATTTGATGTTAATAACTGGCAAACTTGTTTCTAGTGAATCCTTCTGCTCTCTTTCGCTTTAGAGTTGTATTGAACAGTAATAGCGAGAGTGGACGTACAAGCTTCATGTTGAGGTGCTGGGCGTCGAGTGCTGCCCTCGTCAGAACTGGCCCTGCTTATATATCTGGGCCAGAGGTAGCGACAGGCAGTTGCGCTGTCGTAATAATTCCGCTGGTCCAGTGTGTGACCTCCCACACCTCCCACGCGTTTCAAAGAAAGAGGATCAAGTTTGAGATTAATTTTGCATATCCTGAGCAGAAGTGACCCAGTACTGGCTAGGCGCTGTGTTGAAAGAGACGCCTCCCCTGAAGGTTAACACTCAGTTACCTCAATAAAAAACCGACAGATGAGTACAGCTCATCGTCGTGTGCGTAGATTTaattatatatttgtgtgtgtgtgtgtgtgtgtgtgtgtatgtgtgtgtgtgtgtgtgtgtgtgtgtgtgtgtgtgtgtgtgtgtgtgtgtgtgtgtgtaattcactgtttgatctgatgcagtctctgacgagacagccagacgttaccctacggaacgagctcagagttcattatttccgatcttcggataggcctgagaccaggcacaccacacaccgggacaacaaggtcacaactcctcgatttacatcccgtacctactcactgctaggtgaacaggggctacacgtgaaaggagacacacccaaatatctccacccggccggggaatcgaaccccagtcctctggcttgtgaagccagcgctctaaccactgagctaccgggacgtgtgtgtgtgtgtgtgtgtgtgtgtgtgtgtgtgtgtgtgtgtgtgtgtgtgtgtgtgtgtgtgtgtgtgtgtgtgtgtgtgtgtgtgtgtgtgtgtgtgtgtgtgtgtctgtctgcttgtgtgtgtgtttgtgtgtatgtctgtttgtgtgtgtgtgtgtgtgtgtgtgtgtgtgtgtgtgtgtgtgtgtgtgtgtgtgtgtgagtgtgtgtgtgtgtgtgtgtgttgtgtgtgtgtctatgtgtctatGTGTAAGTTTGTGTAAAGTGAGTAATTTATTGAATTTGTCCTGATGTGGGGATGATCACCATTATATTGAAGATTTCACCATTACTTGGACGGTGGCGCCGTGCTTGTGGCATCAAACTTATCACAGCGTAATTTGAGACAGTGTCAGTACAGGAAGGATTTTCTTAATAATATGATTCACTAATACTTAATTATGGTATATACAGTTGTTTCTACggttctttatctctctctctctctctctctctctctctctctctctctctctctctctctctctctctctctctctctctctctctctctctctctctctctctctctctctctctctctctctctctctctctctctctctctctctctctctctctctctctctctctctctctctctctctctctctctctctctctctctctctctctctctctctctctctctctctctctctcacacacacacacacacacacacacacacacacacacacacacacacacacacacacacacacacacacacacacacacacacacacacacacacacacacacacacacacacacacacacacacacacacacacacacacacacatacacatatatatattatatatatatatatatatatatatatatatatatatatatatatatatatatatatatatatatatatatatatatatatatatatatatatatatatatatatatatatatatatatatatatatatatatatatatatatatatatatatatatatatatatatatatatatatatatatatatatatatatatatatatatatatatatatatatatatatatatatatatatatatatatatatatatatatatatatatatatatatatatatatatatatatatatatatatatatatatatatatatatatatatatatatatatatatatatatatatatatatatatatagatagatagatagatagatagatagatagatagatagatagatagagagagagagagagagatagatagagagatagataggcagacagataaatacataaatagatagaaaaatggatagatagatagatagatagacagacagaaaaatacatagatagatagaaaaatggataaatagatatgtGTTTCATTTctaattaaaagtaaaaaaaactttcaaactTGGTACTGGATTGTGTTTTTATATAGACGAGATCGTACGTGTGAATAGATTGATAAGACAATATCCATCCCACGTGTGTCCATCTCCTAATAATTCTATGTTATTGAATAATTGCAAACTTATATACAGAGTAAAATTTGTTTGAAAGAGTAGCAACCGATGATAAAACACAAGCCAACTCTCTCAAGACACGCGACTTCACCTCTCAAGTGGCACCGATCACCGTGGTAGGAATAGACTCTCGTGTAACGCTGCGGTAATTCGGTCTTAGATTTAATCCTATTATTGATAtacgataaacaaataaaggagagtatTCACGAAGGCAATAGTACAGTGTTGTCAGTTGTCAAAGCCACCTACAAGCTCACCTGTAAGTAAATGACTGTGGGGATGAAAACCTTCCATAGATGAGAACCCGCACACTGTCTCCCAGGTGACGctttcctgtttgtttatttacttagtgTTGTGACATCGAGTTGCGGTACGTTATTATTTGCAAAGGAAGGAGCACCGCCACAAATTTGGAATCCGattttttcgtttgttcttCAAGGATTGTCAATGCAAATAGGTAAAATAGCACCCTCATTGGATATCATCGTTACGAGTGATGCCATAGACAAACAatcggataaaaaaaaaggaaatgaacaattgagaatagaagaaaaaaaaagacagttacAGGCTGACGCAATCTGCTCCCGTAAGATGACCTAAGCAGCTTAACACGGCGGAGAAGGGTTTCATCAGTCCACCAGCAAAGATTATATGTGTTCTAAATTTTCAAATAGGATATATCTTACACCTGCATCTAGCTTCTGATCAAATTTTAGTTTCGTTGTATTCATGCGTCTCATTCCAAGACAGATCTAGTTATAGTACGGGGAAAAAGCTCAACGATGGAAAACCCCAACCTGAAAGAATGTTAGTTTTCATAAGTATAATAACAGcaagctacattttttttttcattttttataagAAATGTAATTTATCGTTCGGTTGTAAAATTTCAAAAATCAGATTCTCAATTATATTTTGAGGGATATATTGTTAAAAACAATCAATTTACAGTATGATTTTATtctagatataaataaataaaacgcatTTATACAAACAACACCCGTGACGCAGCACTGCGTCCACAGCGACAAGACTCCTGCAGAACATCAACGTAAACAGTCACAGTTTGTCTGATGGGTGTCACTCTTCATGGTCTTACATGTTTCCTGTGGTCAGTTCAGGGGTAGCTCTACTCGGTCTGTGACGTCCAGAGGATGGAAGGTGTTTAGGCATAGGTGTATCTGTCCTCGGGAGAGCGGTTGCGGTCCTCCTCGGCAGCAAAAGCGATCTGTTCCAACACGAAAtcggggatggggtgggggaacTCTGGGGCCACGGGCAGCAGGTCAGACTCGGGCTGGTAGCCGTTCTCGTTGGCGACGAACTTCACCTCAACGGGGGTGCCGTCAGGGGCGGTGTAGCTGTGGGGACAAATTGCAGATGAGACCTAATATTGTTACTACAGCTACTAATACGCTTCTCATAAGACGGTTTTCGCTACACTGTCAACAAACAGACAACACTCACTGCTGGCAAGCAAGCAGTACTCACGAGACCACTCCGCTCTTGACCACGGCGCCCTCGGGGCCGTCTGGGCTACCATGTTGGGAGATAGAGATACCGTTGCTGGTCTTCACGTCCAGGTTGTACCTGCCGTCATCCTCAAGAACAAAGTCGTGCTGCAGGATCTCTGCCTCCTCGCTGGATCCGGAGTCAGGGGTGGCATAGGTTCTGTCAGGGGCGGCGAAGGCCACGGCGACGAGGGCGGCGATGATCACCTAACGGACAGAACATTATTCTTAGTGCAAATATAGCGTTGGGCAAAGTTCACAGCAATGTTGTATGTGTAAAACCGTTCATTAATGCTTTTGATTAAGACACGAGCGTAGAACTAGTAGCTTGTAACTGGCAAACTTGATTTTCAGTCACTGTTAAATtcaaggagaaaaaagtgaattccacttttttttttcgattaaaATAGCATTGTCCACGTACAAGCTTCATGTTGAGGAGTTGGGCGTCGAGTGCTGCTCTGGTCAACACCGGCCCTGCTTATATATCTGGGCCAGAGGCAGCGACAGGCAGAGACTGTCGTAATAATTCTCCTGATGAAGTACTTGACCTACACCTTCCACATATTTCGAGACAAGACGATAaggtttttaattaattttgcaTATCCTAAGTGGTGGTGACCCAATAGTCCCTGGCTGCTGTGTTGAAAGAGATGTCACGCTAAAAAGGTTTAGATTCGGTTACCTCAACAATAAAACCGACAGATGAGTACCGTTAAACATGGTGCACGTCAATATGCATGTGAACAGTCATGTTATCTCTTGATTAAAACTCTGTTATCAAATAATGACACACTTGATCGTTCATGTAAACGGATTTTAATCGTAAGATCATCACAATCCtccttgttattactattatcaatttTGTGGCAAGTATTATACTTGCCGGTGAGCAGGACAAACCTGTAGAGCTCCTTGTGCTGCTGCTCGGAATACAGTTTAGTACAGAGTTATTccagagtatatatatatatatatatatatatatatatatatatatatatatatatatatatatatatatatatatatatatatatatatatatatatatatatatatatatatatatatatatatatatatatatatatatatatatatatatatatatatatatatatatatatatatatatatatatatatatatatatatatatatatatatatatatatatatatatatatatatatatatatatatatatatatatatatatatatatatatatatatatatatatatatatatatatatatatatatatatatatatatatatatatatatatatatatatatatatatatatatatatatatatatatatatatatcttttattaAATTTAGTATATCTTATTGTATTCAATAATcatgtgttgattttttttattcatttgccaATTTTAAGTAATAGAATTATATTCATGTTTTATCTCTTGCAATTCAGTTTTTTCAATCTCTATTTTGTATCTAACCAAAAGCATTGTTGTGCTTTTTGTATGACaaaattatttttatcttaatcATAATCTCAGTTCATTTGAGTAATATTTCTCACCGCCTGGCAAACATTCCAAGAAAACTGCCAATGTTTCACATATGACGCTAGCTGAAGACGGAGACCGTTTTGTCGCTGACATCGACAATTCTCTTATCTAAAGCTTTGAATATGAATGCAGTTAATTATTAAGGTTTGAGTAGCGAAATTGGAAGCTACGGCTTTAAATGCAAGGTCGACCCTGTGTCACTTTCACGTGTAGCGATTACAGTTCATGCTATAGAACGTTGCTTACTTTATCTAGATAACTGAGCTCAGAGAGAAGAGCAGCGGCAGGGGTACAGTCAAGATGTAGAGCTCCACCTGATCCACCAACAATGATCACCGTGGCACTAGAAGAGTTTTGTGGACCTTGTTTGCCCTGTCATTAATAATGCATTGATTCggattttgatatatttcataaATCACTCAATTCAAAATTACATTTAGCTCGTTACACATAAAAACTATTTTCCagtcttgttattttttataaCATCTATGGCAGAATGAGATTTATAGCAAGAGACGCACAATATTGACAGAAGAACTATGCTCTGCTTCTGAAGTGACGTTTTCATATTAGTTTATTCGTTTACTGCCCAGGTAATAAGCACTCTGTGGAATGAGTGTCTGTTGAAACTTTACACTTATAAGAGGATCACCAAATCGCATGAACTACGTAAGttgtccttcacttttttttttttagcaattcAGCTacatatctacttttttttatttgatatagCTGCAGTACAAAGTAAGAAATGACAGCCTGGACGGAAAACTTAGATAAAgtgttgaagagaaaaaaacaaacagagagaaaacagaaggaaattgAAGGTAATGAAAGTTCAGCATGATGCAGTGTTCCGCTGTAATGTGACCCAAGAATCCCGCCTCGCTGGACAGACGTCGCTCGTGgcttctcttgtgtgtgtgatttaaccTCATAAGTATGTTTCTTTCCATGGCTAAAAATATTAATGGATACTTTGAaaaattaattcatttttctaatctaaaagaaaaagtaaatgtatTTTTAGGGAAtatgaatgcaaaaaaaattattttgatATATAACTTTATTtcagacaaataaataagaaaaaaaaatatctatacaAACAACGCACATCACACTTCACTGAGACCCAAGTGACGCGACTCGAGCTGCTCATGGGTGTCACTCATTTTTCATGGTATTGCATGTTTCAAGTGGTCATTTCAGGAGTAATGCTTTCTCAGTCTGTGACGTTCAGGTAATGGAAGGTGTTTAGGCATAGGTGTATCTGTCCTCGGGAGAGCGGTTGCGGTCCTCCTCGGCGGCCTTAGCGATCTGGGCCAGCACGAAAtcggggatggggtgggggaacTCTGGTGCCACGGGCAGCAGGTCAGACTCAGGCTGGTAGCCGTGCTCGTTGGCGACGAACTTCACCTCAACAGGGGTGCCGTCAGGGGCGGTGTAGCTGTGGGGACAAAGTGTGCATCAGACTGCATGCTGCTACTCACAATGCTGATACTATTACCACTGAACGCCTCCCGCCAAACTGTCAACAAACAGAAAAGACTCGCTGCCGCCAGCCGAGTGATACTCACGAGAACACTCCACTCTTGACCACGGCGCCCTCGGGGCCGTCGGGGCTGCCGTGCTGGGCCACAGAGATACCGTTGCTGGTCTTCACGTCCAGGTTGTACCTGCCGTCCTCCTCAAGAACAAAGTCGTGCTGCAGGATCTCTGC is drawn from Portunus trituberculatus isolate SZX2019 chromosome 44, ASM1759143v1, whole genome shotgun sequence and contains these coding sequences:
- the LOC123518951 gene encoding cuticle protein AM1159-like, translated to MKLVIIAALVAVAFAAPDRTYGTPDSGSSEEAEILQHDFVLEEDGRYNLDVKTSNGISVAQHGSPDGPEGAVVKSGVFSYTAPDGTPVEVKFVANEHGYQPESDLLPVAPEFPHPIPDFVLAQIAKAAEEDRNRSPEDRYTYA
- the LOC123518952 gene encoding cuticle protein AM1159-like, giving the protein MKLVIIAALVAVAFAAPDRTYGTPDSGSSEEAEILQHDFVLEEDGRYNLDVKTSNGISVAQHGSPDGPEGAVVKSGVFSYTAPDGTPVEVKFVANEHGYQPESDLLPVAPEFPHPIPDFVLAQIAKAAEEDRNRSPEDRYTYA
- the LOC123518953 gene encoding cuticle protein AMP1A-like, which encodes MKLVIIAALVAVAFAAPDRTYATPDSGSSEEAEILQHDFVLEDDGRYNLDVKTSNGISISQHGSPDGPEGAVVKSGVVSYTAPDGTPVEVKFVANENGYQPESDLLPVAPEFPHPIPDFVLEQIAFAAEEDRNRSPEDRYTYA